From Salmo salar chromosome ssa09, Ssal_v3.1, whole genome shotgun sequence:
CTGGGTGATGGAAAAAATAACCCGTGGGGTGGGACCATGACCTGAGTGTAGCTTTGCAGTAAGATGAGGGTTTACCTGTGAAGCCACAGGCCTCAGCCATTAAGAAGGTGCTCCAGGACATGAGGAAGAAGAGAGCCGTCTCCAGTAGCTGGAAGTCTCTCAGCTTAGTGAACTTAGTGACGTGAGGAGAACAGTCAAGGAGACAATACGACATGAAACACTACActgacattaggaacacctgctatttccgtgacatagactgaccaggtgaaagctatgatcccttattgatgtcacttgttaaatccacttcaaatcagtgtcgacgaaggggaggagacaggttaaagaaggatttttaagcctccagacatggattgtgtatgtgtgccattcagagggtgaaggggcaagacaaaatatttacagtgggggaaaaaagtatttgatcccctgctgattttgtacgtttgcccactgacaaagaaaggatcagtctataattttaatggtaggtttatttgaacagtgagagacagaataacaacaaaaatatccagaaaaacacatgtcagaaatgttataaattgatttgcattttaatgagggaaaaaagtatttgaccccctctcaatcagaaagatttctggctcccaggtgtcttttatacaggtaacgagctgagattaggagcacactcttaaagggagtgctcctaaccgcagcttgttaactgtaaaaaaaacacctgtccacagaagcaatcaatcaatcagattccaaactctccaccatggccaagaccaaagagctctccaaggatgttagggacaagattgtagacctacacaaggctggaatgggctacaagaccatcgccaagcagcttggtgagaaggtgacaacatttggtgcgattattcgcaaatggaagaaacacaaaagaactgtcaatctccctcggcctggggctccatgcaagatctcacctcgtggagttgcaatgatcatgagaacggtgaggaatcagcccagaactacacgggaggatcttgtcaatgatctcaaggcagctgggaccatagtcaccagaaaacaattggtaacacactacgccatgaaggactgaaatcctgcagcgcccgcaaggtccccctgctcaagaatacatatacatgcccgtctgaagtttgccaatgaacatctgaatgattcagaggacaactggtgaaagtgttgtggtcagatgagacaaattgagctctttgacatcaactcaactcgccgtgtttggaggaggaatgctgcctatgaccccaagaacaccatcaaacatggaggtggaaacattatgctttgggggtgtttttctgctaaggggacaggacaacttcaccgcatcaaagggacgatggacggggccatgtactgtcaaatcttgggtgagaacctccttccctcagccagggcattgaaaatgggtcgtggatggctaTTCCAGCAtgccaatgacccaaaacacatggccaaggcaacaaaggagtggctcaagaagaagtggcctagccagtctacagaccttaatcccatagaaaatctgtggaaggagctgaaggttcgaattgccaaacgtcagcctcgaaaccttaatgacatggagaagatctgcaaagaggagtgggacaaaatccctcctgagaagtgtgcaaacctggtggccaactacaagaaacatctgacctctgtgattgccaacaagggttttgccatcaagtactaagtcatgttttgcagaggggtcaaatactcatttccctcattaaaatgcaaatcattttataacatttttgacatgcgtttttctggatttttttgttgttattctgtctctcactgttcaaataaacctactattaaaatgatagactgatcaatttctttgtaagtgggcaaacgtacaaaatcagcaggggatcaaatacttttttcccccactgtaagtgcctttgaacgggatatggtagtaggtgccaggcgcactggtttgagtgtgtcaagaactgcaacgctgctgggtttttcaccctcaacagtttcctgtgtgtatcaagaatggtcctggtccaccacccaaaggacattcagccaacttgtcacaactgtgggaagcattggagtcaacatggaccagcatccctgtggaacacttgaaACCTGTTGAGGGCAACTCAATAttgggaaggtgttcctaatgttttatacacttagTGTATACATTACACAACTCACTATACACTAGCTATTGCCACCATGGCAGAGATGTAGAAGAATGGCTCAGACAGCGTGGCCAATTCTCAGTTCCCACATTTCATGGAGGAAGGGAAAATTGCAGTGAACTAGTTTTGAAATGGAAGAAGGCAGTTTTATccgttttgtttagtttttttttttttttacagagaaGCTTAGAGAATTAAGTTTTACATATAGCAACAAGCAAGTTGATCATTCCAAAAACCATAACTTCATACATTCTAATACAAGAACAAAAGCATTTCCATCTGTTTCTAACCTTGACGTTATTGCAATATCAATCTATATATTTCTAGACACTCAAATCACACAGGAAATATATCCCTGCATAAAGGATATGAGTGCTGTCATGACCCCGGTGGCCACCCCCAGGGCGAAGGATCCACTGAAAACACCCAGGAACACCCCGAAGGACTTCAACATGGCCATAACCTCAAAGGTGTGACTGTTGTCCCCCTCCGGCTGGTACGCCACGATGGATCTGGTACAAACACAGTCAATATTAGAAAAGGTACAACATAACAGAACAGTTCAGGTGGCCTACGTGGGTGGATGAAGTGTTATAAGGCTGGAAATGAAATACTGGTATGTACTGTAGCATTTCTGGAGCCTAGAAAGAATGTGCTTTGCTTGCAGAATACTTAAAGAAAACATTGGTAATTTGGTAGAATTACAGAACTAAAGAGCTGCTTTACAATGTGCTTCCATCCTGAGAAGGTGGAAAGTCTTGAATAATCTGCAACCCATTGATATCAGAACCAAGGTATGGTATATTCCTACAGACCAGGGGAGGGCTTAATCCTAGTGGCCCCCATAACTGATGATCAGAACGGTCCTAGTGGCCCCCATAACTGATGATCAGAACGATCCTGGTGGCCCCCATAACTGATGATCAGAACGATCCTAGTGGCCCCCATAACTGATGATCAGAACGAGCCTAGTGGCCCCCATAACTGATGATCAGAACGATCCTAGTGGCCCCCATAACTGATGATCAGAACGATCCTAGTGGCCCCCATAACTGATGATCAGAACGATCCTGGTGGCCCCCATAACTGATGATCAGAACGATCCTAGTGGCCCCCATAACTGATGATCAGAACGATCCTAGTGGCCAGAGACTACACTGTATAGTACTAAGTACTACCGTTTGCATGCCCAGTCTGTTTGAAGTGCAGATGGGTCTCTTAGGCAAATACGTTGTGGCTTGCTTTCATAGTATCATATGGAAATCATTAAGGAATGATGAGATCGTACTAAAGTATGTAAATATTTGTGTATGGACATCTGCTAGTAAGTACTGTACGTGATGCCATTCTTTTAGTAGCAATGTGCTACACTAGATCCATCTTCAGGTATTCCAGCTACCAAGTTAGATCCATCTTCAGGTATTCCAGCTACCAAGTGAGATCCATCTTCAGGTATTCCAGCTACCAAGTGAGATTCATCTTCAGGTATTCCAGCTACCAAGTGAGATCCATCTTCAGGTATTCCAGCTACCAAGTGAGATCCATCTTCAGGTATTCCAGCTACCAAGTGAGATCCATCTTCAGGTATTCCAGCTACCAAGTGAGATCCATCTTCAGGTATTCCAGCTACCAAGTGAGATCCATCTTCAGGTATTCCAGCTACCAAGTGAGATCCATCTTCAGGTATTCCAGCTACCAAGTGAGATCCATCTTCAGGTATTCCAGCTACCAAGTGAGATCCATCTTCAGGTATTCCAGCTACCAAGTGAGATCCATCTTCAGGTATTCCAGCTACCAAGTGAGATATATCTTCAGGTATTCCAGCTACCAAGTGAGATATATCTTCAGGTATTCCAGCTACCAAGTGAGATACATCTTCAGGTATTCCAGCTACCAAGTTAGATACATCTATCCCTAAGAACTTCGGCAGAAACACTTCAACAGCTTTTCATTCAATTCAAACTGGAGGAACTATTAGGCCTAGATATTGAAACTGGTAGAATATGGGGAACCACTCGTGAAAGATTAGCTGAAGCTTGGAATTAGTGATGTTAGATAACATGTTAAAATCcaaatggagtcaatggaatggaaaCCACTTGTTTTATGtgattgataccattccattgactccattacagccgttattatgagccgtcctcccctcagcagcccccacTGGACGTAACAACAAATTTGTATCACCCAAACAGCAAATCACCAGGATTCCATACCACCAGAACCAGGTTGCAGTTTTAATTGGTGCCTCAAGATTTTCCCTAATGCATACCTCTGGATCTAATATGGGCTCAATACTCAAAACTTTAACGTTCTGCAAACACCTGACGAACTTTGAtttgagtgaactatccctttctGGGTTGTACTCGTGCTGTGGTTCATATCTGCTATCTGGAGTGTAATGGTTGGTCATTTGCCGTGCATGTTCTAACGACGCAAAAAGAAACCACTGCAAAAGCGCTGGGCTAGCACACCAGTTCAGGGGAGTGTCTCGCGTCACCGCCACACCCTCTACCCACTGATTGGCTCCAGGGGCGTGCCGCACCCCCGCACTGAGCCAACCATAACACAACCGAATTCTGAAATAATAAGAGTTCCCAGCAGAGGGAATGTAGTGGTTAGGGTTACCAAAAGGTCAGCCTCACACATTCCACAGTATTAATACTAGGCTTGTTATTGGTATAGTGCCAGGTCACAACGCACAGGACAATTCATACCAACAAGTTGTTTGAGGGTGTCTGTGTGCACATGTCCATGAacctgtgtgggtgtgtaggccAAACGCCCCCTTATCCTgcccaaatatatataaaacttaAAAAACGTTTAAAAAAGTTCCAAAGCACATCTGTTGAAAGATGAGGTTTGTCAGCCAAAGCTTCACAACAATGGATCGCAAAGACAAACACAAAACGTCACAACGTGAGTGTGTACATacagacgcacagacagacgGTAGACAGGTGGGTCAGGTTAAGACGGAGGACTCACGAGGACAGCACCACGGCCACGGCGTCGTTGAGAACGCTCTCTCCAAACAGCAGAACGTACAGATCCACGTCCACCTGCAGCTCGTTGAAGATGGCCAGCACCGTCACTGCAGGACGAGAGACACAGTAACCCACTTTAGACTGTCTACAGAATggcacaatgacatgcagatggACCCCCAAGACCACATTCTAGAATGTAAGACGGGCAACATATAGTTGGCAACATTCTACTAGAATGAACCCACAAACAGAGCCCTATAGGTTAGAAATAGTTGGTGGTGTGTGCAGTCATAACATTCAGTAAATCAGCCTATGCTATATTCCACAACTCACATTATTCCAGTCACTAAGATAATTAGTGGCAGTGCATGTATTTGCATCTTGTGAATCAGGAAAACCCCCTTTAAATAACTATGAATGACTAGGCATATTACTAGTGAAGCAAGCGGTTGACCATTATGTACTAAAGATGTGACTGAGGTGAACGGGGTCCGTACCGGGGTCAGTGGCAGAGACGATGGCTCCAAACAACAGGCAGTCAGTGAAGAAGAAGTCCCCGTCAAGCTGTCCCACTTGCTTCATCAGTGTGACACAGCCGTACATCAGCAACCTGTACAGAGATAGAGATCATACTTCTTCAGCTGAGCATTTCTCTGACATGTCACACAAAGGACTAACGGTGCATAAACACACAGAGGTAATGCATACATGTATAATACAGGGTATAAACTCACCCAATGATGAAACATGATATGACTGTTCCCAGAAAGGCATAGGCTAGGATGGACCCCATGTTCCTGAAGAAGTGTCTCTGGGAGATAGAATTAGATGAAGGATTAGGCCTAAATATTACCCAAGAACAAATCAACACTGTGATTTAACTATCGTTTAAAGCTacaaatatgtaactttttgggcgacctgaccaaattcacatggaAATGCGTGTGATAGATCTGTCAttatcattgaaagcaagtctaagaagtgctAAATCTGTTctgtgtgcactatttctatgctcccCATATTTAAGTTTAGTGTTTgtatcttttacttttggttttgtacaccagcttcaaacatctgaaaatacaatatttgtggttatggaaaatatttctcactgcagtttagatggtacaatgattatctacactatacttgcttgttttatcacaaactgaaattaggcaaactgttagcattttagcaaccaggaaatggcagagcgatttctgcatagagcATCTTTAAACAACTAACTACATGTCTTACCCTCTTCAGACTGTAGCCGGCATGGAAGATGATGGGGGGCAGGAGGATGTTAAAGAACACTTCTGGGTCAAAGGTCACCTATAGAAAAGAGGAAAAACACAAGAGGGATTGTATTACATGACTGAACTGTAGTGTCCCACTGACTATGGAACTAATAGAACCTGTTATTATTAGTTAGAAACTAATTAGAACTACGTAATAATAACTAACAAGGGTTCTAAATCCCTTTTCAATTGTGTTGCTGGATGAAAATATTGCTAGTTGTTATGTTTGTTAATCTAATGTCCTACGGTTAGGCCTAGTTCTGATCAAGCCTCTTTAGGCTGACATCAACTCTAAGTCCTAAATGGCATCAAGGAAAGGTTTATTGTCTCTGACCAGGTGACACAGCGTTTGCATAGAACAGAGCTGAATAGTGCTCTGTAGGCTACCTCAGGACATGACTGATTACATATGCTATGCTCCGAGTTATACACAGTCTCATGAGTGTGTGTCAGACAGTGAGTAAGTGTGGAAAATGTCTAGGGAAAGATTGAGAATGAAATATGTCAACAAAGGCAACCTACTTGCCCGATTCGTACTAAGCCTTCCAAACAGCAATTCAGATATGAAGAAACACTTTCAGACAACAACAATTCCATCTGTAAGCATCCACTGTTTTGGTCAGTCAAGCCATTCATATGCGTCACATTAACAAGGACCACATCTGTTTGGGACTCTACCTTGCGAAGCATCTCGTTGTCTTGTACATCATTGATCTCAGAGGGGCTGATCTCACCCTTCAGACTGTACTCGTAGAACTTGCCACTGACGTTGACGAGCAGTGTGGGCGGGCTGGCGTTGACATGGCAACTGAGGGTGACGTTACTAATGTCACGGGGTACGTGGATACCATAGCGCAGGACCACCCCAACCAGcacacctggagggagagagcgggaaCAGAGGGAATTAAATGGGGTGAACAAACACAGAATTGCACCTATGAAAGCCCCTACAGTACATGCCACAAGGCAACCCCTGCTAACTGGGTTCACAGTTGTCCTCTCCACCCTTAAAGCTGGTACAGCAGCACCttgtgaattgtaaataaataacCAGGTAACAGGCTTCAGGGAAGTGCATGGAGTGTAGTAGAGAGTATTATACTAAACTACAGTAAAACACTGAAGCAAGTTGGACCTTCCTGGGTGTATAACACAGAACGGTATGGGTTTAGTGCATGCACACAGTCGCAAAACTGATCAGGCATGAATATTGTTTCCCAACAACAgagatgtacactgaacaaaaatataaacacaacaggtaaagtgttggtcccatgtttcatgagctgaaataaaacatcccagaaatgttccatacgcacatcaagcatatttctctaaaatgttgtgcacaaattggtttacatgcctgttagtgagcatttctcctttaccaagataatccatccacctgacaggtgtggcatatcaagaagctgattaaatagaatgatcattacacaggtgcaccttgtgctggggacaataaaattgtgccgttttgtcacacaatgccagATTActaaagttgagggagcgtgcaattggcatgataactgcaggaatgtccaccagagctgttgccagagaatttaatgctaatttctctacactaagctgcctccaatgtcgctttaaagaatttggcagtacgtctaagcggcctcacaaccgcagaccacgtgtaaccacgccatcccaggatctccacatccggcttcttcacctgcgggatcgtcagagaccagccagccggaaaactgatgaaactgtgggtttgcacaaccgaatacATTCTGCGTAAATTGTCGGAAACCATcttagggaagctcatctgcatgctcgtcgtcctcatcagggtcttgacctgactgcagctcGGCGTCATAACCGAATTCATGGCCACTGGctcgctggagaagtgtgctcttcacggattaatcccggtttcaactgtaccgagcAGATGACAGACGTGTaagaggtttgctgatgtcaacgttgtgtacagagtgtcccatggtggcagtggggttatggtatgggcaggcataagctacggacgacaaacacaattgcattttattcgatggcaatttgaatgctgtgagataccatgatgagatcctgaggcccattgttgtgcatAATCacccatgtttgggatgctctggatcaacatgtatgacagcgtgttccagttcccgacaatatccagcaacttcgcacagccattgaagaggaacgggacaacattccacaatcaacaacctggtCAAACTCTATCCGAacaagatgtgtcgcgctgcatgaggcaaaaaaTGGTGGTCAtaccgactggttttctgatccatgcccctacttttCTTTTTTAAAggtttctgtgaccaacagatatctGTATACCCAGTCATTTGAAatgcatagattagggcctaatgaatttatttcaattgactgatttccttctatgaactataattcagtaaaatctttaaattgttgcatgttgggtgtatatttttgttcagtataacatATTGATACAGCCATTCTAGGACTCACATAGACCTAGGCATTATGTTGTCTCTACCGCATCCCTATAGGAATGACAACACTGTCAGCATATTTCCAGGTAATGTTAAAGGAATACTGTGAGAGTTGGTCCTTGTTCTACTTACTCAGAGCCCGATGAACTCGTACATACCatttttttatgtctctgcgtgcagcaTGAATGAAGTTAGCGGTAGTTTCGCGAGACAATGTTAACTAGCGTAgccgcaatgactggaagtctacaggtatATTAGAAATGCTACATAAACATGCAATGACCTGTATAGCTAACGACATAAACAATATGACGATGAGTAATAATATCAATGACATCATGCTGACAAGTGGGCCTCTCACCCATACTCACCATAGATCATAGCTAGTCCCGTTTCATGCAAAAACCTGAAACGACGGTGCTTGAATAACCATATAGTTAAAATCGTGAGGGTTAGGAGCATGATGAAAATCAGCAGGTCGGCACTGTCTTGTCTGTGGTTATCTTCAACCTTCCTCTCTGTTACGATGTTCTCCATGGCACTATCCTCTGCCCTGCAAACACTGATGCAGAACGACAAACAGGTTAGAACGGTCAAGGCTAACGTCTTCGACATCTTCCGAGTAGCGTTGACTCTGAATTTATTGTAACCCATGTTGAACATTCAATTTTCAAGATAGTGGCTGCGTTGTCGTTATTCGAGGTTTCTAGATATATATTTCACGCGAGATAACTAAGCGGAGACAGCAACAGTAGATTGATGTTTTCCTTCTCTTCCGTGGGGTTTATCGGCGGTTGGCATCAGACGTTATGGTGCATTATCGCCACCTTCTGTACTGGAGTATGGGCCAGAACTAGGGAGAAACTCAATTCTACCTGCCAGCCCCGTAGCTTTTAAAAAATATAACAAGATATTTGAGACTATATCTAATAATGTTCTACTCAATATAATGTTTAAAATAATTTCCtgtatccccttctccctcatactagatctcatcttctctctttccctctgatacTGCCCACACTGTAGCAATACATGCTCCGCGGTCTCTGTTTCCTGGCAATAATCACACTTTCCTGTTGGATGCTTTCCTATCACAATTAAAATCTTATTCAATCGGCTGTGTCCCACTCTTAATCTTCTAAaaatagcctcctctcttctgtcccttCCTGGCGATGGATGGTTCCGGAAGGGAAAATGTTTTTCGTTTCCGtattgcatttttttgttgttcaaaTTAAAAGTATTTTCGGgttgataaaaataaaacatgataATGCTGCTAATTGTATGTGCCCATATTGGTGATTAATGTGTCAAACTATATATTGatttgtatatattattattaactcTTGAGATATAGTTTTTCTGGTCAGAACTCTTATTATGAAGTTTGCTTTGGATTTTGACCGGGAAGTTAAAGACGTCACTCCAGTAGTACGATGgttactagttaccacagccacaaagtcataaaccccgcccatacaatttctcttcttaaaataaaaataaaaccttaaccctaaccacactgctaaccttatgcctaaccctaaacttaaattAAGATAAAAAAGCCTATTTTTGTTGTTATGGATTTTTGTCataccctcttcacaactgtgttggtgtgtttggaccatgataggacCTTAGTGATAGGtccagaggaacttgaagcttatGACcgtctccactacagccccatcgatgtgaatgggggcgtgtttggcCCTCTGTTTCTTGTAGTTTCAGCTCCTTTATCTTGCTGACGttaaaggagaggttgttgtcctggcaccacactgccaggtctctgacctcctccctgtaggctgtctcatcatcatcggtgatcaggcctactaccatCATATCAacagtaaacttaatgatggtgttggagtcatgtgcgaccacacagtcgtgggtaaacagggagtagaggagggggctaagcacgcacccctgaggagcccctgtgttgcgggtcagcgtggcagatgtgttgttgcttaGCCTTACCACCTGAGAGCGGTCTGTCAAAAAGTTCAGTATCCGtttgcagaggtaggtgtttaatcccagggtatttagcttagtgatgatcttgaagggcactatggtgttgaaagctgagctgtagtcaatgaacggcATTCTCACGTAggagttccttttgtccaggagggaaagggcagtgtggcgtgcaatagagattgtcatctgtggatctgttggagtgtaaccgatgtgaaatggctagttagttagcggtggtgcgcactaatagcgtttcaatcgggtgacgtcactcgctctgagacctgaagtagttgttccccttgctctgcaagtgccgcggcttttgtggcatgatgggtaacgatgctttgtgggtgttagttgttgatgtgtgcagagagtccctggtttgagcccaggttggggcgaggagagggacagaagttATACTGTTACAGGGGCTGTATGCGAATTAGAGCGGGTCTAGGCTAACGcaaaatggtacgcagcatcatctggatatgtgtgcaacaaaagttcaacattcaccttctgctaccatttctgtcaaaccATTCACACATACAGTTTGACTCATATGTTCCATAAATCCAACTTATGCAACACACAGAACGCActacaactgcctctgcaaccCAATGCTggaaggcaaacgcagcgttccatcggaaatgaatgtacttcggtGTATCAACTCTGTCGGTGTGATCGTGGCGTTATACTGCACTGTGTGTGCTGCAGTTACACTGCACTGACTGCAATATTTTTCCGGAAGGGATATACTACCGTCCTGCTCCCATTCTGACCAGTAGGTGGCGGAATAGTCCATTGAATTAGGTCAAACGTAATCAAAGAAGAGTCTTCCGGTTTGCTGTGTTGTTTCTAGCTGTGTGTGCATCGACAAggctatttatttttcatttcaaGTAGTCACCATGCAGAACAAAAAGACCAAATCGACCTCAAAAATAAAAGGTACGTTTTGttaacatgtggaataggagatCGTCCGTCTTCGATGAAGCTAGCGTAACGTTAACGTTAATAGAAACTCAACCAgacagctaactagccagctagctaactaaccagctgGCTAGCTCGCTAGATAATCAAACCTACCAAATATGACTATTAATATGTTATTATGCACTGATTTGTAGTGGGGAAGGTCGGTTCGAAAAACAAAGATGATGCACCCCATGAGCTGGAGAGTCAATTTGTCCTGCGGCTGCCTACGGTAAGGAAACCGATGGAATAGAATGGGATGAGAGCATTTTTggttttgtgtatttttttaatAGCCATGTATCTCAAATTCAAAATGATGCTATTTTTTAACCAACTTAGCTACAGTCTACATGCTGAAACTTGTGAATATTGTATCAGAATGAATGTCACCATGATTGATTAATAATTGCCAACCATAATTAAACCT
This genomic window contains:
- the LOC106611718 gene encoding sodium/hydrogen exchanger 6, encoding MFNMGYNKFRVNATRKMSKTLALTVLTCLSFCISVCRAEDSAMENIVTERKVEDNHRQDSADLLIFIMLLTLTILTIWLFKHRRFRFLHETGLAMIYGVLVGVVLRYGIHVPRDISNVTLSCHVNASPPTLLVNVSGKFYEYSLKGEISPSEINDVQDNEMLRKVTFDPEVFFNILLPPIIFHAGYSLKRRHFFRNMGSILAYAFLGTVISCFIIGLLMYGCVTLMKQVGQLDGDFFFTDCLLFGAIVSATDPVTVLAIFNELQVDVDLYVLLFGESVLNDAVAVVLSSSIVAYQPEGDNSHTFEVMAMLKSFGVFLGVFSGSFALGVATGVMTALVTKFTKLRDFQLLETALFFLMSWSTFLMAEACGFTGVVAVLFCGITQAHYTFNNLSPESQERTKQLFELLNFLAENFIFSYMGLALFTFKNHIFNPTFIVGAFLAVFLGRAANIYPLSFLLNLGRRNKISSNFQHMMMFAGLRGAMTFALSIRDTATYARQMMFTTTLLIVFFTVWVCGGGTTQMLSCQHIRVGVDSDADNTMSITEGSERRSTKHESAWLFRIWYNFDHNYLKPILTHSGPPLTVTMPACCGPLARCLTSPQAYENECQLKDDDSDLILTDGDISLTYGDITVSTDASGAHTSAGPAGTTSAIISADDLDRELTYGDHELVMRGTRLVLPMDDSEPPLADPRHRMRM